The Clostridium sp. AWRP genome has a window encoding:
- a CDS encoding efflux RND transporter periplasmic adaptor subunit, which translates to MKFNINGLNKKKLIVGVALILVVIGCVSIFGKNKKSEGKQDVKNVKVEKVAVGSISTELEYASKLNPTQEITVLPKTGGKVASVNVDIGDKVTVGQVLFTLDAAQLQAQLQSQQAALAASNANLARTSDSGLQQQITSAEQSVEKSQISYNDAASNYEKMQKLYASGAIAKQDLDNAKVRYDNSSVDLKAAQDNLNLIVQKSGPQSTQAAAAQVAQAQAGVNAAQIQLNDASITSPINGVVSVKDVKVGQIAGGQSGSVTIIDSSSFTAEISIPDKVVRKIQVGQSVQVSVSALDNKKVTGVIDKISPNSSSKDNSYTVKVKISNSTGGLKTGMFAKVSLPSEKKDNILTVPNEALKIENNVNYLYIAENGKVKKLSVDVGISDEKVTEVIGNIKPGANVIVEGQNLLSNGDKVNIAK; encoded by the coding sequence ATGAAGTTTAATATTAATGGTTTAAATAAAAAGAAGTTAATAGTTGGTGTAGCATTAATACTTGTTGTTATTGGGTGTGTTTCTATTTTTGGAAAAAACAAAAAATCAGAAGGAAAGCAGGATGTTAAAAATGTAAAAGTAGAAAAAGTAGCTGTTGGTTCAATATCTACTGAGTTAGAATATGCAAGTAAATTAAATCCTACCCAAGAAATAACAGTTTTACCTAAAACCGGAGGAAAAGTGGCTAGTGTAAATGTAGATATAGGAGACAAAGTTACAGTGGGACAAGTATTGTTTACACTAGATGCAGCACAGCTTCAAGCACAACTTCAATCACAGCAAGCAGCCTTAGCAGCTTCAAATGCTAATTTGGCAAGAACAAGTGATTCTGGACTTCAACAGCAAATAACAAGTGCTGAACAATCAGTTGAAAAATCACAAATATCTTATAATGATGCTGCAAGCAACTACGAAAAAATGCAAAAATTATATGCTTCCGGTGCTATAGCTAAACAGGATTTGGATAATGCAAAAGTTAGATATGATAATTCTTCTGTAGATTTAAAGGCTGCTCAAGATAATTTAAATCTTATAGTTCAAAAATCAGGACCGCAATCCACACAAGCAGCAGCAGCTCAAGTAGCACAAGCCCAAGCAGGTGTAAATGCTGCTCAAATTCAATTAAATGATGCCTCAATTACTTCACCTATTAATGGAGTAGTATCGGTTAAAGATGTTAAGGTAGGTCAAATTGCAGGTGGTCAATCTGGATCGGTTACCATAATAGACAGCAGCAGCTTTACTGCAGAAATAAGCATACCAGACAAGGTAGTTAGAAAAATTCAAGTTGGACAATCTGTACAGGTAAGTGTAAGTGCATTGGACAATAAAAAAGTAACAGGAGTAATAGACAAAATTAGTCCTAATTCTAGTTCTAAAGATAATTCTTATACTGTAAAAGTAAAAATTAGTAATTCAACAGGAGGACTTAAAACAGGTATGTTTGCAAAAGTATCATTACCATCTGAAAAGAAAGATAATATACTAACAGTCCCTAATGAAGCACTTAAAATTGAAAACAATGTAAACTACCTTTATATAGCTGAAAATGGAAAGGTTAAAAAATTATCTGTGGATGTTGGTATTTCTGATGAAAAAGTTACAGAAGTAATTGGGAATATAAAACCAGGAGCAAATGTAATTGTAGAAGGACAAAATTTATTAAGTAATGGGGATAAGGTTAATATAGCTAAATAA
- a CDS encoding MarR family transcriptional regulator — MCNNPVDALAEDLITFFPMMLKKVIRLDTVYIKNLPNTEPIKILPLNQLMVLGILHEEGDLPISKLCKKLTISSPQMTIIIDKLVDLNLVYRVHNEQDRRTININITGKGKEYSLEILEIVKENLKNKLINLSSEDLLILLNSIEVTKRIFKKME; from the coding sequence ATGTGCAATAATCCTGTGGATGCATTAGCTGAAGATTTAATCACCTTTTTTCCAATGATGTTAAAAAAAGTTATAAGGCTTGATACAGTATATATTAAAAATCTTCCAAATACAGAACCCATTAAAATTCTTCCATTAAATCAATTAATGGTGTTAGGAATTCTTCATGAGGAAGGAGATTTACCAATTTCAAAACTATGTAAAAAGTTAACTATTTCTAGTCCACAAATGACAATTATTATAGATAAATTAGTTGATTTAAATTTGGTTTATAGGGTTCATAATGAACAAGATAGGAGAACAATCAATATTAATATTACTGGAAAAGGTAAAGAATATAGTTTAGAAATATTAGAAATAGTCAAGGAAAACTTAAAGAATAAACTTATAAATTTATCATCAGAAGATTTATTAATATTACTAAATTCAATAGAAGTTACTAAAAGAATATTTAAGAAAATGGAATAA
- a CDS encoding MarR family transcriptional regulator, which translates to MKSKEDYVSRAQVALWNTSIKIADNLRDLTEFGITETQFNMLNLLSKKESFKVTDLAEIMGVKPSAITTMIDRLTNNGLVCRRHGEKDRRAVLVSITDEGKKLLNRFEGKCLRVLKSYLSYLEPYELESLASIYEKLGKLNIDVNKSEY; encoded by the coding sequence ATGAAAAGTAAAGAAGATTATGTTTCTCGTGCACAAGTTGCATTATGGAATACCAGTATAAAAATTGCTGATAACCTTAGAGATTTAACCGAATTTGGAATAACTGAAACACAGTTTAATATGTTGAATTTATTATCAAAAAAAGAATCATTCAAAGTTACAGATTTAGCTGAAATAATGGGAGTTAAGCCAAGTGCCATAACAACAATGATCGATAGATTGACTAATAATGGATTAGTCTGTCGAAGACATGGTGAAAAGGATAGAAGAGCTGTACTAGTTTCTATAACAGATGAAGGAAAAAAGCTACTAAATAGATTTGAAGGAAAATGTCTCAGAGTATTAAAAAGCTATCTTTCCTATCTAGAACCTTATGAATTGGAATCTTTAGCCTCTATTTATGAAAAATTAGGTAAATTAAATATAGATGTAAACAAAAGTGAATATTAA
- a CDS encoding LytTR family DNA-binding domain-containing protein, translated as MKIKIIENPSIQEVEIHILCKENNEYIKKLTECLTEKQITITGRIENEYVKISSRDIYYFECVDNRTYIYCEKNVYQSNMKLYELEEKLRGTRFSRINKSCIMNIKKLEKVKGQINGRLLATLYNGEKLIINRSYVADVKRKLKI; from the coding sequence ATGAAAATAAAAATAATTGAGAACCCTTCAATACAAGAAGTTGAAATTCATATTTTGTGTAAAGAAAATAATGAATATATAAAAAAGTTAACTGAATGTCTTACTGAAAAACAAATTACTATAACTGGGAGAATAGAAAATGAATATGTAAAAATTTCCTCAAGAGATATTTATTATTTTGAATGTGTAGATAATAGAACTTATATTTATTGTGAAAAAAATGTGTATCAAAGCAATATGAAATTATATGAATTGGAGGAAAAGCTTAGAGGAACAAGATTTTCTCGTATAAATAAATCTTGCATTATGAATATTAAAAAATTAGAAAAAGTGAAGGGTCAAATTAATGGGAGATTATTGGCTACTTTATATAATGGAGAAAAACTTATTATAAATAGAAGTTATGTGGCTGATGTAAAGAGAAAATTAAAAATATAA
- a CDS encoding isoprenylcysteine carboxylmethyltransferase family protein, whose product MWIFIKWSNKKNVGNKKNNDRGSYGFIIIGFCSIIFLNPICRKIFSNTIPILFFWIGSIFMITGVFLRAYSIYTLRKFFTLSVQVNSKQKIIQTGPYKYLRHPAYSGSILSLVGTALCFRSLVGIIASLVVIIMVYGYRIMVEEKTLEDSFGMIYKEYEKNTNRIIPFIW is encoded by the coding sequence ATGTGGATTTTTATTAAATGGAGCAATAAAAAAAATGTAGGAAATAAGAAAAATAATGATAGAGGTTCTTATGGTTTTATTATTATTGGTTTTTGTTCTATAATATTTTTAAATCCTATTTGCAGAAAAATTTTTTCTAATACAATTCCTATATTATTTTTTTGGATAGGCAGTATATTTATGATAACAGGAGTTTTTCTACGAGCATATTCTATATACACACTTCGTAAATTTTTTACATTATCTGTACAAGTAAATTCAAAGCAGAAAATAATTCAGACTGGACCTTATAAATATCTTCGCCATCCTGCATATAGTGGTAGTATATTGTCTTTGGTAGGTACTGCATTGTGTTTTAGAAGTTTAGTTGGTATAATAGCTTCACTTGTTGTTATTATTATGGTTTATGGGTACAGGATTATGGTTGAAGAAAAAACTTTAGAGGATAGTTTTGGAATGATTTATAAGGAATATGAAAAAAATACTAACAGAATTATTCCTTTTATATGGTAA